A window of the Helianthus annuus cultivar XRQ/B chromosome 4, HanXRQr2.0-SUNRISE, whole genome shotgun sequence genome harbors these coding sequences:
- the LOC118491421 gene encoding receptor like protein 21-like codes for MHDDDAQDAVTLEPHLLGDMKRCKRCVYIRTASFGRFFFQNDYMTLSDESKDAVATYQPHLLKIMWHLLPTYVLDLEGNYFVGTIPSTIKALSSLKVVSFANNKLNGSLLDHGLCELKNLQELNLQGNMFTGKLPECFNMLSSLKFFDISSNQFIGTLPPSLIANLTSLEYVDFSHNKFEGSFSFSSFSNLKNLEVVGFISDNDKFEVETEEPRGWNPMFQLKGLALSNCNINMHKGSVVPSFLLHQHRLKKLDMSHNSMEGDIPTWLMKNNTMLEFLSLMNNSFGGVFSKPFYRNPNTRWLDMSGNLMKGAISKDIQKFLPSIIRLNLSGNYLEGPIPSLIGDLSELEILDLSQNRFSGEVPLGLFTNLTRLEVLKLSNNIFHGEVLSGNLSFKLRLSILHLDSNYFSGKIGDLDDKRSILSGPSLLDISNNFFTGSIPGWISNMSYESELVVRNNRLGGQFPCGTNSFTFLDISQNHFSGSIPSCLVSESLKHLHLGSNAFTGSIPNSFCNLTNILTLDIGNNRLFGRIPKFLGELSNIRILLLGKNEFSGNIPKQLCQLTNVSLLDLSSNFLSGSIPGCLQNINRPSYQAFTDVDHFSGPSSSYSYRNPRNSWFSMIDHPYEVSGLQDEVLFTTKTLSYAYKGNVLDIMSGLDLSCNKLIGYIPEELGLLTRIHVLNLSHNMLTGPIPVNFSSLANIESLDLSFNSLSGNIPQELIKLNTLAIFNVSYNNLSGRLPEMKAQFSTFNKESYKGNPLLCGPPLENQCTIQSLMIQPTNEERSHEKWYNMDMASFYGSFGSTWFVFILGFIALLCVNPYWKRRWLDFVEECMYTCYYFVCDLVWKPL; via the exons ATGCATGATGACGATGCACAAGATGCGGTTACATTAGAACCGCATCTTTTGGGCGATATGAAAAGATGCAAAAGATGCGTTTACATTAGAACCGCATCTTTTGGGCGATTCTTTTTTCAAAATGACTACATGACTTTATCAGATGAATCAAAAGATGCGGTTGCAACCTACCAACCGCATCTTTTAAAAATCATGTGGCATCTTTTGCCAACTTAT GTCTTAGATTTGGAGGGAAACTATTTTGTTGGAACCATCCCATCAACAATAAAGGCATTATCTTCTCTTAAAGTTGTCTCATTTGCGAACAATAAGCTGAATGGATCATTACTCGATCATG GTTTGTGTGAGTTAAAGAACCTTCAAGAATTGAATCTTCAAGGCAACATGTTCACTGGAAAGCTGCCCGAATGTTTCAACATGCTATCGTCTCTTAAGTTCTTTGATATTTCTTCAAATCAATTCATAGGAACACTTCCGCCATCTCTGATTGCTAATCTTACATCTCTCGAGTATGTGGATTTCAGTCATAACAAATTTGAAGGTTCCTTCTCATTCAGCTCGTTCTCCAATCTCAAAAACCTTGAGGTTGTTGGATTCATAAGTGATAATGACAAGTTCGAGGTGGAAACAGAAGAGCCTAGAGGTTGGAATCCTATGTTCCAGTTGAAAGGTCTTGCGTTATCAAATTGTAATATCAACATGCATAAAGGAAGTGTTGTTCCTAGCTTTCTACTTCACCAACATAGGTTAAAGAAACTAGACATGTCGCATAACTCAATGGAGGGAGATATTCCAACTTGGTTGATGAAAAATAACACAATGCTAGAATTTCTTAGTCTAATGAACAACTCATTTGGTGGTGTATTTTCTAAGCCGTTTTACAGGAATCCTAATACAAGATGGTTGGATATGTCTGGAAATCTCATGAAAGGTGCCATTTCTAAAGACATACAAAAGTTCCTTCCCTCTATAATTCGTTTGAATTTATCTGGGAATTATTTAGAGGGCCCTATCCCATCTTTAATAGGTGATTTGAGTGAACTAGAGATATTGGATTTATCTCAAAACAGGTTTTCTGGAGAAGTACCACTTGGATTGTTCACAAACCTCACTCGATTGGAGGTATTAAAACTATCAAATAACATATTTCATGGTGAGGTACTTTCTGGAAACCTAAGTTTCAAACTTAGGCTTAGTATCCTTCACTTAGATAGCAACTACTTCTCTGGGAAAATTGGAGACCTTGATGATAAAAGGAGTATATTATCTGGGCCTAGCCTTTTGGATATTAGCAACAACTTTTTCACTGGTTCGATCCCTGGTTGGATAAGCAACATGAGTTATGAGTCTGAACTTGTGGTGAGAAATAATAGGTTGGGAGGTCAGTTTCCTTGTGGAACAAATTCATTCACTTTTCTTGATATCTCACAAAATCACTTTTCAGGATCCATCCCATCCTGCTTAGTTTCGGAAAGTTTGAAGCATCTTCATTTGGGTTCCAACGCATTCACTGGGTCTATACCCAATTCCTTCTGTAATTTGACCAATATTTTAACTTTAGACATTGGCAACAACAGATTGTTTGGCAGGATTCCTAAATTTCTTGGTGAATTGTCAAATATTAGGATTCTTCTTTTGGGAAAAAATGAGTTCAGTGGTAATATTCCAAAGCAGTTGTGTCAGTTAACTAATGTGAGTTTACTTGATCTATCTAGTAACTTCCTTTCTGGTTCAATACCCGGTTGCCTACAAAATATTAATCGTCCAAGTTATCAAGCTTTCACAGATGTTGATCATTTTTCTGGTCCTAGTAGTTCATATAGCTATAGGAATCCTCGAAATAGTTGGTTTAGCATGATAGATCATCCATATGAGGTATCAGGATTACAAGATGAAGTTTTGTTCACAACAAAAACTCTCTCCTACGCCTATAAAGGTAACGTTCTTGATATCATGTCAGGACTAGATCTATCTTGTAATAAACTAATAGGTTATATCCCAGAAGAGCTAGGATTGTTGACCAGAATTCATGTCCTCAACCTCTCTCATAATATGCTAACTGGACCCATTCCAGTTAACTTCTCTAGCCTTGCCAACATAGAGAGTTTGGACCTTTCTTTTAATAGTTTGTCTGGAAACATTCCACAGGAACTAATTAAGCTAAACACTTTAGCTATTTTCAATGTTTCTTACAACAATCTATCAGGCAGACTACCAGAAATGAAAGCACAATTTAGTACTTTTAACAAAGAGAGCTATAAAGGGAATCCTCTTCTCTGTGGACCACCGTTGGAGAATCAATGCACGATTCAATCATTGATGATCCAACCAACCAATGAAGAAAGAAGTCATGAGAAATGGTACAATATGGACATGGCGTCATTCTATGGAAGTTTTGGTTCCACATGGTTTGTGTTCATCTTGGGATTTATCGCACTTCTCTGTGTCAATCCTTACTGGAAAAGAAGATGGCTTGACTTCGTTGAAGAATGTATGTATACATGCTATTACTTCGTTTGTGATCTAGTATGGAAGCCCTTGTAG